In a genomic window of Proteus vulgaris:
- a CDS encoding mercuric transport protein MerT, which produces MSEPQNGRGALFAGGLAAILASTCCLGPLVLVALGFSGAWIGNLTVLEPYRPLFIGAALVALFFAWKRIYRPVQACKPGEVCAIPQVRATYKLIFWIVAVLVLVALGFPYVVPFFY; this is translated from the coding sequence ATGTCTGAACCACAAAACGGGCGCGGTGCGCTCTTCGCCGGCGGGCTGGCCGCCATTCTTGCATCGACCTGCTGCCTGGGGCCGCTAGTACTGGTCGCCCTGGGCTTCTCCGGTGCTTGGATCGGCAACCTGACGGTGCTGGAACCCTATCGACCGTTGTTCATCGGCGCGGCGCTAGTGGCGCTGTTCTTCGCCTGGAAGCGGATTTACCGGCCCGTGCAGGCATGCAAGCCAGGTGAGGTCTGCGCGATTCCGCAGGTGCGCGCCACCTACAAGCTGATTTTCTGGATCGTGGCCGTGCTGGTCCTGGTCGCGCTTGGATTTCCCTATGTCGTTCCATTTTTCTATTAA
- the merP gene encoding mercury resistance system periplasmic binding protein MerP, which translates to MKKLFASLALAAAVAPVWAATQTVTLAVPGMTCAACPITVKKALSKVEGVSKVDVGFEKREAVVTFDDTKASVQKLTKATADAGYPSSVKQ; encoded by the coding sequence ATGAAGAAACTGTTTGCCTCCCTTGCCCTCGCCGCCGCTGTTGCCCCGGTGTGGGCCGCTACCCAGACCGTCACGCTAGCGGTTCCCGGCATGACTTGCGCCGCCTGCCCGATCACAGTCAAGAAAGCGCTCTCCAAGGTCGAAGGCGTGAGCAAGGTCGATGTGGGCTTCGAGAAGCGCGAGGCCGTCGTCACTTTTGACGACACCAAGGCCAGCGTACAGAAGCTGACCAAGGCCACCGCAGACGCCGGCTATCCGTCCAGCGTCAAGCAGTGA